ctcgatgatatacacaaacacaaccaaaattctacgcggtacaaacacacgcgagaattattatcacagcacaatagcatattaataatatccgcattactaatataaatgttagtcaacctataaacaaggcactaactaaacccattccgacccgtaatcctacaagtcccgcaacaatttaagcacacacaagtctaagtctaggcacctatctcaagtcacctaaatcccttagaccatgctctgataccacttgtaacaacccaaaccaacccgcgattaaaccgtgtaaaattacaaacaaacaaaaaatttgctgaactgccacctggcgcggcgcgccatataggccgcgcggtgcGCCAagcctgactgtccggaaagtctttaaatgcgaaaatgtttgactagttcccggcgtatttagacaaaacgcttttaaccgcatgttcaatataataaaactagcgcgttccattaataaaattatgtttacgaagcggggcccacatcgacccaaattaccctttaagtatcgaaatacaattttcgaccataagacttttaatacaaaacaaagccgagcatggcgattggggatacgctacccaatcctaataaatccaaaagcaagccttctacgcaaactatgcaagtcctctaatcctcacgcttatccgagccaccatccgcatgcaatctataaaaagagtcaacaacgagagggtaagctaatgcttagtgaatgataatatactacatacatatatatgtataaaatggacacgccaaaaaataacaaataccgcataccgaggcatccatataaggcactacactaagcataccgtacgatctctaagcaacgagctaaagatacaataacaatataagttcaccaacgacgatgtgaacaacgccaaatagctacacccggagggttagctacaacacaacaatacattaatatataacaatataaacgaacaaggttaacaccttaacccaataccgagaaccaaataccacaatgaagattggccgaactacacgagccttagtaatccgaaaccacacgagattactatcttcacaacatcgaggttggccgaactacacgagccttagtaatccgaaaccacacgagattactacctcaataagatgaccgaactacacgagtcaccatgaatccgaactacacgagattcatttttgataagatgaccgaactacacgcatcatcgtgaatccgaactacacgcgattcacttctccaactcaaaacccttcgccattggggttatatcatccacatcacaaccacgtgtgatagtgtacacacaaaacgtgtaccacgccaaaggtggtcaaccaaaatgcacaaccgtgccaattggatctaaacgcaagtctatcaaatccatctatatgtgaagtgagctctatagccgagaatcacttcacccgacccgcacccatcctacacatacatatgcacataggatattatcactcaccttgaagtcttgaagagtgcttccaagtaatccgcaactcgccaatggaaagtacctaatccattatcacaattacaacattacacttagagtggattcacaattcaacccaattcaaccattagtgcaatttcgacccaaatgcacttccaagcacaaaccgtgcccaaactaacccataatcactaacacaagtgagaatggtcccaatatgtcaattaaactcgaactcaagtgttaaacacgtgtcatacccattttgacacttaaaccctaattttgacccataaaggtcaaaatctcatcctttacaagttttgacacctaaacacatttaactcggttctatacttcaacttaatccattataagtttataaaccgcattaaatcgccaattgtgtcataatcaccaccaaaccctaatttgacccaaagtcaaagttagtcaacaaaataacctaaatgggttccaatacttcaataatcactatacctagtgattaaactccaaaccaaagcctaatcaaggccaaatcgtcatccaacccaaaacccgctaagtgcaagaataactagtcaccataaattcatttcatcacctaaaagggttacacaacaatttaactcaaaaccctaacttgaatatcaaatcaaataaatgaaattcggagtttgagcttaccaataccaccacaacgtagctaggaacgaaaggaatgaCTTTAAAAcctgagactttgaacgattcgagcttcttcttcaccaaaacctcaaatctctctctagacctctctctctctctctaagaatggatgaagatgatgaatggatgtgaaatgatccaaagttagatctaaaccaattgatatggctcacaaatccggccccaagtgaatttaccaaattacccttcatttaaaataattaaaaacaaaggattctgtcagcgcgattcggcgcggcgcgcaccagacccgcgcggcgcgcaagtagtcagtttcaggttcttttgctttttaactaaatataaatattaaacgaagcccgttctcgtatgtcttttataaacaagtatacaaaataaatattcgggtcttacaatgattatgacaataaaagttttaaagatattaccatTAAGATTaggaatatatataaatgtatggatttaaaaattatggataaaattataatttaagtgatttactaattagtagtattattattaataaaattatcattattattataggtacatcattattattattatcaaaaactatccttttaaacagataaatattttgtacataaaatatacttattacatatactataattattaatatttcacataactaaataaatcaaacttactaatattatttatttaaatacgtacatataacaaactattaaattttaatataacactaaacaataatgtatataaatatattaatataattatatagatattaatcatattaaatatatacacaaattaaatatataatgcataaattatgatataataaataaatttgttcgattacgattatgtgtattaataaatatataaatgatataggttcgtgaatccgaggccaaccctgcattgtttagtatcgtcatatgtatttttactacgaaatacagtattgtgagtttcatttgctccctttttaaatgcttttgcaatatatatttttgggactgagaatacatgcacttttataaatgttttacgaaatagacacaagtaatcgaaactacattctatggttgaattgttataccggatatcgcccttgttgaacttgttagcctaagaattggtgtttattataattgccaccaattgacgcgaatcctaaagatagatctatgggctttgacacgcctcagtcagagaatttgaactgctttagtacttcgatgtttatatgtttgggaatattctagatgcattttgttaatgtcggttaccaggtgttcaatccatatgaataatttttgtctctatgtatgggatgtatatttatgagaaatggaaatgaaaatcttgtggtctattaaaattatggaaatgatcgattatgataaactaatgaactcaccaaccttttggttgacactttaaagcatgtttattctcaggtattaagaaaatcttccgctgtgcattttctcattttaaagatattacttggagtcattcatggcatatttcaaaagacgttgcattagagtcgttgagttcatcaagattgataataagtcattcatagtttggatatattatgagatagtatgcatgtctgtcaactttcgtcgaaatgaaagtttatcttttaaaaacgaatgcaatgtttgtaaaatgtatcactcagaggtcaaatacctcgcgatgtaatcaactattgtgaatcgtttataatgtatatgaacgagtcctttcatacGGGGGCCTAATTCCGACTCCGAAGATTTGCGGATCGTTCACTTAATTTAAGAAATAGAAGAAGATGACTCCGAAGTCGAATTGGCACCGTCTATTCCGAGAGTTAGAGGTTACATTCCTGGAGAACGTGAGGTTGCTGCAGAATGTTTGTGGAATGATTATTTTTGTGAGGTGCCAAAATATCCACACACAAAATTTAAAAGGCGTTTCCGTATGCGGATACAATTATTTCTCCGCATAGTGCAAGGTATAACTAATTTCCAAACTGATAATATGCCAGAATATTTTAGTTACATTTCTCAACGTTTTGAGGCTATCGGTATGCCTACATTACAAAAATGTACGTCGGCTATACGCCAATTGACTTATGGAACCGCTCCCGATATGTGGGATGAATATTTGCAAATGAGTGAGCAAACATCAATACTATGTCTAGATTACTTTTGTATGTGTGTTATTACTTTGTACAAAAGTGAATACATGCGATCTCCGAATGCACATGATGTTGCTAGATTATATATTGCACACGAGGAGATACATGGTTTTAGGGGTATGCTCGGGAGTATAGATTGTATGCACTGGGAATGGAGGAATTGTCCTGTTGCTTTAAAAGGACAATACACTCTGGATGATCACAAGAAACCGACCCTTATGCTTGAAGCAATTGCTTCATATGACTTTTGGATTTCACATGTTTTTTTTGGGATGACGGGTTCCAACAATGATATTAACGTTTTGAACCAATCACCTATATTTGATAAACTTAAGAACGGAACATTTTCATCCGCACCATGTAAACTTAAGCTTAACTATGTGGATTTCTGCTGTGATGTATTAAATGTTGTGATTTTaatataaaagtcttccgctgtgttttaataaataaaaaaaaaggtcGGTGTTACATTTAGGCTTCGAATCAGCCTTTTCAACCGGAGCCTTGCGTTTGCGAGTTTGTTTAACTGTAAAATATTAAAACAGTGAAAAACTGCATGTTAACATCTAGTTGTGACTTTGAAGTAATTTCACTAAATTGCACATTAAAACAAAGAACAATCACATGTGATGGCACTATGTGATTGAAAACCTAACGATTACATTCTGATGACAAAAATTACAATCTGATTACAGAACCCCTAAATTGCACATTAAAACAAAAAACAATCACTTGTGTTGGCATTTGGTAAACATTAAAacaatgaaaaactgattacaggtGATTCTGCTTAAATGGTACATTAAAACAAAAACATCACAGGTAATTCTGCTTTGGCCAATCACAAGTGATTCTGctttgccaatcacatgtgattaaaacatTAAAACTTTAAAAAACTGATTACAAAAACCCTAAAAGGTACATTAAAACAGAagcatcacatgtgattaaaaacacTAACAATTACAATCTGATGGAATTTGGTATTTTtgtaaaaatcacatgtgattaaaaacctAACAATTACGTTATGATGGCAAAAATTGTATAGTGAACTTTTCAACAACAAATGTAACTAATACAGGTAAATAACACACATAAAATAATCACAAACAAATCACATGAACACAAAGCACTATATCtctaaaaacccaaaaaaaaaaattagaaaacacTGAAATAAAACAAACAGTTGATTGATTGCTGAATAAAATATAGAAAGCACaaacaaatcacatgtgattgtagaaACACACACGAAGCAATATATCTAAACCAAACAAATCACAGATGAGGTCGATTGTTAACATCTAtttgtaatcacatgtgattgaaaccaCAAAGTGATTggtaatgcagaatcacaagtgattggtaatgcagaatcacaagtgatggcATTTGTTAACATCTAAGTAATTTCAACAACAACAAAACTACATGTTAACATCTAATAGCGACTTTCAAGTGATTTCATTgtataatcacaagtgattgaaacCATAGAAATTACAATCTGCTGATAAATATTGTATACAAAAAACCCTAAATGTTACATTAAAAcaaaaacaatcacatgtgatggcATTTGGTAACATCTAAATGATACAACCAACTGATTTTCGTAAAAATCACAGGTGATTAAAAACCCTAACAAATACATTATGATGAAAAAATTGTATACTGATTTTTCAACAACAACAAATGCAACTCATATATTGATAAATAATACACATACAATGATCACAaacaaatcacatgtgatttgaGAAACAACAAACGAAGCATATATCACTAAAaccctaaaaaaattaaaaaaaaaaaaaaaacaaaggaaTAGAACAAACACTTGATTGATTATTCAATAAAACATAGTAAAATTACCCGTAGCTTTGACCGGAGCTTGTTTTTCAGCCTTAGTTTGCTTTTTAGCCGAAGAAGGTTTTTTAGTCGAAGAAGATTTTGAAATCGAAGAATCCTTTGATTTCGCCATTGATGATAGATCAATTACCGATGAATGTTATAAGCTAATGAATTGATTTGATTGTTGATGGCGATTTAGATGATCGTGTTAGAAGAGAAACCCTAGAATGGCGATTGAGAATGAGAGAGTGAACGAGTAGAATGAGAAGAGTGGAATGAGGAATGAACGAGGGTTTGAGTGTAGGTGTAAAAAAATATGCAGTGAATGGACGAAAATGCCCCTCCACCCAAAATTACATATATTTAATCAAGTTAATCTCAGCCATTGATGAGCATCAATCTAAGGGCTGAAATTAATTCCCTCAAACCCAAGATAAAacttggactcaaatgaatatcctTCAGATCTTAATATATTAATCTCAGTTTCGTATATcgaatctgtttaagtttgtaggaaAGTTGCATACGAAActgaaataattatacatattatcacaaaCATAATAATCAGATAGAAAATATGTATAATACATACTCATATTAAGAACTAAAAGATAAGAATGATCTAATCGAATAAACGATGATAgaatgaaccgggcttgtgtttaacacaattcccttaaacagatttgacgtctgttcccagggtacaccggtccgaagcagcgtactgccggacttaacCAATTGCCTGAAAGGAAACCAGAACGGGAAGACCTTGTTGCGGCTAGGAGGAAACTCTAGTCATATAAGAATGCTTATATGATTTTTAATGTCCCTTTATTCAAAGCATAAGTCCTTTATTTATAGTGAAGACCATAGCCTTAGGTTTGTTCCCACAACCGAGTGGGACAAAATACTAAAACTTCTAAATTTTGCACCAAACTAGGAACTTTGATATTCGATAtatcattcacatttaaaccgtttTGGACACTCTTTAACTCATATTAAAACCTTCGTCAGGGACAACAAAACTCACTAAATAGTTACAATTATATGTTACTCGAACGTATAATTATTTTTGTCCAAATTTTGGAgaaaacataaatttttatcaagTTTTTCCAACATATTTGTATAACGACGGATCCACTGAAGGACAACTGTGTCATACACAGTTGTCTCCGGTCACCATAATTCTTTTCTAATGTATGCATATGTATTTGTACAAGTGTCATGAGAAATCCCGATTGTGACATTTCCAATCATGATCGATATTTCTGGAAAATCGCACACATGTCATTTTAAAAAATTTCTTGAAGGCCACAAAACGTCATATTCAATTGTAAAAGGGGATGATTcttacacacacttttttgatcctcacacctattttaaccttttactcttctaataatactcaattagtgtgtgaggatcaaaaaagtgtgtgtgagaatcatcccccattgtAAAAACGTATTATTGTATTCAATTTTAAGATATTACTGAGTAAAATTTAGTTGGGCCAACTTAAATATGCTTAAATGTATAAGcttatttaatattttttattttaaatataatataattataaattataaatctaTTTTATTTTATCATATATGTAGTAATATCTTTATGTTAGTTAAAagatttaaaattttttatttggTGCTAAGAAGTTAAAATTTCAATAATGATGATAGTCAATGTTCAGTCTTGGCTTGGTCTTAAAGCATTAGTGATAAAAATATATGACGCTGATATAATATTTAAAAAAGTTTAGTTTTTAACGTCACATTAGTAAAGTACTAGTTGTGTGCCGTCGCGCTTCGCTGCGGGCTTTGAGCGACTACGAAGCTGACATTTAAGAATAAAGTTTTTTTATAAATTAGTCACGATTTAGTTATCCCGTTTATGGTATTCGGTTTTAACAATGAGAAGGTCGAATGTGAGCCAATTTGATAGTGACATGAAATGACACAGCTTAGAATGTTTAGgaataataaaagtaaaaaaaaagtaATATAGGTTACATTTTTTGTGAGAAAAAATAGTGTAAAAAAAATCGAGACAGCGTTGTTGTGCGGGTCTTTAGGAAAAGTTGTAGGGCAAGTAAGgggatgtaaaaaaaaaaaatctctatAGCGTAGAAGTATCCCTTGTGGGTACAACTTTTAAAGGTCAATGTACAAGTGTTTAAAGCTTTGAAGGGGGTACTATTCATCAATAATAGTACCCCAACTTTTTCTAGTAGTATATATTGATAACTAGTAAGTGGCCGTTGGCCCACTTCGTTGGGCCAGAAAATTTGCTACTAAACGaagtttgttaaaaaaaaaaaagtactgtaGCGATTTTACTCTAGCGGGTACTTTAGCGGTACTGTTCATTGCTGTCAGCCGTTATATATATTGATAGTTAgtgataatatgaatatgaatatgaatatgaattattaaCGTTTTTTTTTAACAATATTAGTAAGTGTTATTTACATAACTAAAAAAGTTGGAAtacaattgaaattgaaattgtaTTTGTATTAGTATTTATTTAAAGATAATAAAAAAGGTACGACGTAAACCATGGTCCCTCCTAAATCCATTCACCCAAACTCCTGGTTTCTGCCTAACAAACAGACCCTTGTTTTTTCATTCCAACTGCCTAATCTTATTCCTATATATTTTGCTTTAACTCATGCTTCTTCTCTAAATAAGCACAACCCACTTTTTATTACCAAATTATTTAAGGAAGCTTAGTATCCAACTATCCATTGgttgtttatttatttaatatcattGTACGTTCATATACATAAAAAAATGTGTAGTGGTGGTGACCATGGAGAATGTAAATATCGAGCCGCGTTCGATGCGGTTCAGATGAAAAAGCAGCAACAGATGTCGTTGGCAAATGCTACTGGACGACCTTCGGATGAGTTGAAACCGGAAAAAAGAGATCAGAAGAGAATTAGGGAACTTGAGAAGGCTGAAAATGTACTTCACTTGATTCTGTGGGGACCTAAGTGATAATACATTTGTTTATCATCTTAAAATAAGGGTTTagttttggatatatatatatatatatatatatatatatatatatatatatatatatatatatatatatatatatatatataataataataataatctcttaTAAAAGACAATTGTAATGACATCATTAAAATGCCTAAACAAATCAAGAAATAAGTTAATCTTCCACGTGTCTTTTTTTAAATTTATGTGGTGatgtcattattaaaattaattatcattaaaattaaaattacaattaataaTTAGGAGATGATACTCACACACCAGTTTTTGATCCATACAAATCTAATTTACTAATATGTTCTTATTTACAATAATAGTGGTTCAACTCCCAAGATAAAtgtgaggatataattgtaagttttatggtaaaaagtgtAGCGACCCCGttaaatcgtcaattgacggcgtcgactacttaggtcccgttgcgtggtcataggtctttaacgtgacgtttgaccaaagatatgtcgcattcctttcataaaataaagattgtttcaaagtttataagaattgttcatccaaaagttacgttacaaagttatagttacatgtgaaacctatgcgacacagttttaaagaaagtcaaaagacgctccatgaaatgcatgtatactcgacatccaatgcaagtatcaaataatgagcggaagcatgtttcacatagcgttcaaagacctgagaaaaacatagaaatctgttaacgaaccacaagatttgcaacattgataaaatagtagtacattctaaaagttaatattcacgagcacccaattatcaaggcttaacattccgtccgttgaaccccattaatagtgctagaacaacactgtttctcgaaaatatatttcatctgtggacggtagcgaaccgtccgagatgagggtttgtcaaacccatatggccatacaacataagttcacgcctacacttacacactgcaagagtaactaatgataatcgaattgaggattttgttctaaactcgtatgtagaatgtttgttttcatgtacttgtgttcacttagttaaaagaagcgtttatgttttctcatcccaaaagtaagttcaaagagtaaaaagtgggactatgatctcaccttgagtgcaagagtaataaagtacttcaacaagtaacgcgtgcaaagacaaagctagtcttgacctaaacatataggttgtatcaataacggtaaacacgataggtcaaagatgttcaattagtcttatggctcgttacgactcgattatgaagcatgtgaatcaatttgtcaagtttcatgcaatatacaagtaaagaatcatgttagaaagattgcataatcatttggtcaagtttgacaaaaagtcaaactttggtcggtcaaagtcaacgaaaaagtcaacacgttcgggtcgggtcccgaactatttttttgaggtttttattcatatataagcatgttagaacaagtctcatgtgaatcggaggtccatagcgtgccaaacatttttcttattttgaccaaggaggtcagaacctggacacggcttataccgcgccgcggcccacaattgtcgcgccgcaacaatacacgggagctggtacctggccagtttcaaatgttcaagtcttgatccaaaattcgttttagtacaaaatgcaaaccgtaaacatttagaactctcaccttatatcgttggaaaactcttttgacaagaaacacaactaaacacgtttcatcaaacaaaaaacatcatttccaataaccgatttctcgtcaagtgatcatttaaagtccattttcaaagtttcaagttcttgaaatgcattacttgattcgggaatccaatccacacgtgtgatatgccgtttcgaaggtaattactcatgcaatacaactaaacacttactaacaacatttcatggcattcaaagtatcaaaagttcatttcaagttcatcaaaccctaatcaaaattcacaaaatcactaatcatgtatttgaagttttacaaatcaacctacacatcaaaatgaagctagtgatactagtaacacaattaaaacatgaactttaacaatttaacaacatttaatcttccaaaatcaaagattaagcaaacccattttcaagttcatgctagttactccaaaacaacaaatcgagcatacaagtcatatattcatgttagacttgagccatagacactaattaacaactttataattcaaaaacatcaagaacacaaaatctagtgattttagaaagttacccaaacgagatgaaattggtatcaagtcgaagagaatgaagagaggattccaaatatgtaatttgttttgatgttagcctccaaatccgaaattagatgatgaatcttgtttgagttcttgagagaaaaatggaagtatgaaaagagagaaagagagaaaatgagaggaggaggttgaaggtttgactagttgacctagtcaaatctttggcctctttgcaagtttagtccctctagttcgggtgcgggtgcgtgaattaaccaaacgaattattttgaattacacgagagtacgagagatgttataatccaataacgaaaatattttaagaatgttagctaatggaggatacgaatcgagatactgaggatattattattaaaataaaaagacgggcgttaaaataatttaacggaaaaatgcgagatgttacaaaaaatgtgtatggatcaaaaactggtgtgtgagtatcacctctcTCAGTAATTTCATTAAAGTTACTTTAAACACTTGGCAGACTTCTTTCCATTCAAAAGGACTCATTTTacgttttaaaatttattaataattaataattattaattattaaatttaaaatcaaatATTAAAACAATTCCTCCTTTATAGGCGTCGGTTAATTAAAAGACAGATAAAAAGGATACCGAAGCCGTAAAAAGATACGCGCCCCCCCCCCCCCAGTTCAAATCAATCCGTTCATATTTACTAACCTAAACTCTCATCTCCACCACCATCCTCTAAACCATATCTATTCAATTACTTCTGTTTTTTGCTCTTACTCGATGTAAGTTGAGAAATACGATTACATTTCAGAGATTGACAATGTCAAAGGCTCATGGAAATTGGAAGTTAGGGTTCTTAGCATTTGGAAGACGGTGTACGAACTGCAAATGATCGTCATGGATGAAAAGGTACGGAGTATATGTTATTGTAtgcttttttttatttgttttcatATTTTTGTTTGTTTCACCAACAGTCTTGATGCAGTAACATGGTTAAGAAAATGATTTGTGGCAGTGGCTGCAAGATATTTAAATGTTGAGCCGAAATAAGAAGATTTTTGACTACGATTTTGAATTGATATGAACCGTTGTGATGTGTTTAACAAGATCATGGATCTGTTTCTAAGTAATTGAGAGCATATTGTGTTCAAAGTAATTGAGAGCATAGCCATATctttgtttttgttttttgttttttttttttttgctttattCTAATTAATATAAGTTACACTTAACCTTTTTTGTTGGATTTGATCTGATTTTTGGTGGCGGTTTTTAAACAGGAAACATGAACATATGAAGTGGGTCACACGCTTGAATGGAGATTTTGTTATTTGTTTAatatatactaatactaattagcTGTTCAACTATTTTAAACCCGAATTTTTCTATATTTAGAATCATGATGAAAAGTTTATGCTttagagatgatgatgaagatgatcgaAAACTTATTAATAGCCGTTAAAGTTAAAGGTAACTATCGCATATCTCTCTATGTTCTTATATTCTTACAACTTATTTGTTTTAATCTTTTTTCTTTTTCGAGTTTAGGTTTGTGATTATCTTGGGTCAACAAAGTAGAACAAAAGATATAAACTTTAAGTTGTCTTCTTAAAATAGGTCAACGTATGGGCCATTGAACATTACTTCTAACATTGCTTTTCATTTTGATCATTTGTTATGAGTCTGTATTGC
This window of the Rutidosis leptorrhynchoides isolate AG116_Rl617_1_P2 chromosome 7, CSIRO_AGI_Rlap_v1, whole genome shotgun sequence genome carries:
- the LOC139858952 gene encoding uncharacterized protein; its protein translation is MPEYFSYISQRFEAIGMPTLQKCTSAIRQLTYGTAPDMWDEYLQMSEQTSILCLDYFCMCVITLYKSEYMRSPNAHDVARLYIAHEEIHGFRGMLGSIDCMHWEWRNCPVALKGQYTLDDHKKPTLMLEAIASYDFWISHVFFGMTGSNNDINVLNQSPIFDKLKNGTFSSAPCKLKLNYVDFCCDVLNVVILI